TTCCCTGCTTATTGAACTTTACAATCCGAAGACCTTCATCGTTCACGCGGCGTCGCTGCTTCAGGGTTCCCCCCATTGAGCAAGATTCTTAACTGCTGCCTCCCGTAGGAGTATGGACCGTGTCTCAGTTCCATTGTGGCCGAACACCCTCTCAGGCCGGCTACCGATCGTCGCCTTGGTGAGCCATTACCTCACCAACTAGCTAATCGGGCGCGGGCTCAGCTCCGAGCAATAAATCTTTACCCGAAAAATCATATGACCTCTCGGGACCATCCAGTATTAGCTCCCCTTTCGGAAAGTTATCCCAGACTCGGAGGAAGATTACCCACGTGTTACTCACCCGTTCGCCGCTGAGTATTGCTACTCCGCTTGACTTGCATGTTTAAGACGCGCCGCCAGCGTTAGTTCTGAGCCAGGATCAAACTCTCCGTGTTGAAATTACCCTTGCGGGCAATTTTAATCATTAGAGCTTGTATTCCCATTTCACAAAATAACTCGTAAGCCATCTTGCGGAACTAAACTGTTCTCTTTCAAACAGTTGCTGGAATTGTTTTTTAATTGGTGGAAAGAATCAGGTCAAGATCCCTTCCGTCGAAATACTCTGGCGAGTATCTCGGGTCACGCTACTATTTCTGTTTTCAAGGATCTTGTAATTCCAATAACGAACACTCTGTCCCCAGAAATCGTTACGGCGTGAGATCCAAATTAATTATCTCTCCCCAACAGACAAGAATTTTTTTAGAAAATTGGTTGAATTTCAGACAATTTTTCCGCTTTCGAGAAACACATCTAACAAAAACCAAAGGTAACGTTTTCTATACTCAACGCCGCTATAAATGATGTTGATGAAATCGTTGTAAGTAGCAAAGAATTTTTATTTTAGCATAATCTTTCACTCAGAATTTATAGAATAATTTACGAAAGCAAAACTCGATACTTTACTCGCATTTAATTTTCGAACTTTTGATAGGATCCATTTATAGCCGCGCTTGCGTATAAGGATCCGCATTCGGCTCCAAACAATGGATTTGGAAATAAGTTTTTGAACGGAGAATTAGGAACTTGGCAGTTACGAAAACAATGTCCTTTTATTCGATTTACTAATTTGGAAATTTTAAACCGAACGATTCTAACATTTGAAAGGGAAAAGTTATTTCTTTTCGAAATCAATTTTACATTTCGGAAGCAATTTTTGAATCCTTTCTTTTTCTTCGGATGAAAATTCATTTTGATATAATCTCAAAATTTTTAATTTTTTTAGGAATCCGATTTCACTCGGAAGAGTCGTTAGCTGGTTACCATTTAAATGCAATTCTTGTAAATTTTGAAGCTTTGCAATTTCTTTGGGGAGAATCGTAAGTTGGTTGTGAGACAAATCTAACTCTTGCAAATTTTGAAGTCGCTCAAGTTTCTCCGGAAGTATTTTTAATTCGTTAGCACTTAAATCCAATTTTTGTAACTTACCTAGTTGTAAGATTTCTTTCGGAAACGTTTTCAATTTGTTTTGATGCAGCCTTAACGTATGTAAATTCCGTAGCCGGGCAATTTCTTTCGGAAGACTTTCCAATAAGTTCGCTTCCAAGTTCAAACCTCTTAAATTCCTAAGTTGTCCGATTGTTGAAGGAAGGTTGTGAAGACCGTTCAAACCTAAAAGTAAATACTTTAGATTTTTAAGTCGGCCGATTTCTTTGGGGACAGTTGGAAATCCGCAGTCGTATAAATACAAACTCTGTAAATTCCGGAATTTCAAAATTTCTTTTGGAAACAACTGAGAAAAGCTTTTGTATGCAATGCTTAATTCAAGAACTTGTAAAGGTTCCTCCTGAGCGAGATTTAAATTGTGATAAACACCGTCCTTCGCTACTTCTCTCAAATCAAGATTACTATTGGGAAATAACTTTTGAATTCTTTTTCTTTCTTTTAATGAAAGAGGATTTATTAGCAATTCCAAATCTCGCAGATTCTGTAGTTGTCCGATTTCCTTAGGAAATGTTGTGAGTCGGTTATTCACCAAATTCAATGTTTGTAAATTCTGTAGTTGTCCGATTTCCTTGGGAAATGTTGTGAGTCGGTTATTCACCAAATTCAATGTTTGTAAATTCTGTAGTTGTCCGATTTCCTTTGGAAGAATTATGAGTTGGTTATCACGTAAATCTAACGTCTGTAAATTCTGCAATTGACCAATTTCCTTAGGAAGTGCCGTGAGTCGGTTATTCGCCAAATTCAACGTCTGTAAATTCTTCAGTTGTCCGATTTCTTTCGGAAGTGTTGTGAGACGGTTCCCAGGCGACCATAACTCTTGTAAATTCTGTAATTGCCCGATTTCTTTCGGAAGTGTAGTAAGTTTGTTTTTATACAAACTCAACGATTGTAAACTCTGTAGCAGCCCTATTTCAGCAGGAAGTATTATGAGACGATTCTCAGACAAATCCAACATTTCTAACTTCTGTAGCTCTACCATTTCTTTAGGAAACGTTACGAGTTGGTTATCACGTAAATCTAACGTCTGTAAATTCTGTAGTTGTCCGATTTCCTTTGGAATAGCTATAAGTTGGTTCCATTGTAAATACAACTCTTGTAAATTCTGCAGTTGCCCGATTTCTTTCGGAAGCGTCGCGAGCTCTTGTCCACTCAAATTCAAAACTCGAACCTTCGATGGATTTTGGAGCGCTTTCGTTAAGTCAGTGTAAGTTCCTTGTTCAACTTCCTCTGCTTGTAGCTCACAAATGAAACAGATTAGAATGAAAAGACAGATTGTTGTTTTTTGTAAGCAAATCATTGTTAAACGAAAGTTCATAAAAGAATGATAAACAGAAAAGTAACTTTTTCTATTTATCTTATAATCTGCATTCTATCAAATAAAAGAATCTAAACTTCGGTTGAATCATAAAAGTTAAAATTGATTTTTCTCTAATTTCTACTCGTGGTGGATCAAGTCATTTTTCAACGAGATTATTTGTCGGAATAAATAAAAGAAAATAATTGCCGGAACAACGTCCTCTCATTCTAAAATCCCACCGAAACTCCAAAATAAAATCCCTGCAAAATATCATGATTTCCCGAACGAATGGGACGAGTCATAAAAGGGACATCATTTGTATGCATTTGAATCGGAGATACTTGAGAATTCCCCAATACAAAATCAGTTTGATTGAATCCAAGATAACTGAAATAAGAATAGATATAATTGTAACCGACGTAGAGTTTTACCGTTTCAAAAATTTTATAACCCAAAGAAAGATCCAATTCATAACCTCTGTAAATTCCTCTTACACCCACGGTTCCGTTCGAGATCGTCACGGAATCCAATGAGACCGTCTTCGGTTTATAAAAACGATTGCCTTCCGTATAAAAAAGATCCGCCGCAAAACTCAGAGAAAAATTCTCCATAAATCGATAGTCCGTCCTAAAGACGAACTGAGGACCATAGGTATAAAAATATTCCTGATAAGCGCCTTCCTGTAAAAAATACCCGTATTTATATTTATTGATGTTTCGAATTCCCACACCTGCGAACAGATCCCAATTTTCGCTTAAGTTTAGAATTTTATAATAATTGAATTCCGCCTCGGACCGGATCATCGGATTAAAATAGTGTCTTTGAATCTCAATCCCTCCGCCTCCCGCCTTGGTCACGATCGCATTCGGATTCGCCAACTCTATTTCATACGCGGAAAGTTCGATTCTGTATTTTTTATCGTGACGATCGTATCGAAATGCGAGTGGAACCAATACCTTCTGATTTTGTTTTACAGAATCCGTTTTGTTCGAACTTTCCAAGGG
The nucleotide sequence above comes from Leptospira weilii. Encoded proteins:
- a CDS encoding leucine-rich repeat domain-containing protein translates to MNFRLTMICLQKTTICLFILICFICELQAEEVEQGTYTDLTKALQNPSKVRVLNLSGQELATLPKEIGQLQNLQELYLQWNQLIAIPKEIGQLQNLQTLDLRDNQLVTFPKEMVELQKLEMLDLSENRLIILPAEIGLLQSLQSLSLYKNKLTTLPKEIGQLQNLQELWSPGNRLTTLPKEIGQLKNLQTLNLANNRLTALPKEIGQLQNLQTLDLRDNQLIILPKEIGQLQNLQTLNLVNNRLTTFPKEIGQLQNLQTLNLVNNRLTTFPKEIGQLQNLRDLELLINPLSLKERKRIQKLFPNSNLDLREVAKDGVYHNLNLAQEEPLQVLELSIAYKSFSQLFPKEILKFRNLQSLYLYDCGFPTVPKEIGRLKNLKYLLLGLNGLHNLPSTIGQLRNLRGLNLEANLLESLPKEIARLRNLHTLRLHQNKLKTFPKEILQLGKLQKLDLSANELKILPEKLERLQNLQELDLSHNQLTILPKEIAKLQNLQELHLNGNQLTTLPSEIGFLKKLKILRLYQNEFSSEEKERIQKLLPKCKIDFEKK
- a CDS encoding LA_2444/LA_4059 family outer membrane protein; this translates as MGEKMRENLLCFLFRKRYFGIWIFLCIYSLQTDPTFSQQKEKNQEGEKKKSVFEFWIKRQTYRWTPYDYTSFSEHSPLESSNKTDSVKQNQKVLVPLAFRYDRHDKKYRIELSAYEIELANPNAIVTKAGGGGIEIQRHYFNPMIRSEAEFNYYKILNLSENWDLFAGVGIRNINKYKYGYFLQEGAYQEYFYTYGPQFVFRTDYRFMENFSLSFAADLFYTEGNRFYKPKTVSLDSVTISNGTVGVRGIYRGYELDLSLGYKIFETVKLYVGYNYIYSYFSYLGFNQTDFVLGNSQVSPIQMHTNDVPFMTRPIRSGNHDILQGFYFGVSVGF